From a single Apium graveolens cultivar Ventura chromosome 2, ASM990537v1, whole genome shotgun sequence genomic region:
- the LOC141707545 gene encoding poly(A)-specific ribonuclease PARN-like yields MPTLRPPRFLLRRFITTNTHTKPINKTTQNPKWCVKQVSKFNFSETLETIKDQILQSDFIAVSLKKTGSHSAPWHKTLSIDTPETAYLKAKYAAERFQLFQFAVCPFSVRDSKLIAYPYNFHLFPRDDFKLGMPCYSFMCQSSYLTSMANEGFDFNACINEGISYLSRAQESIARNRRGNTVVSKLVQSSSAHSVADTLFLKRIQSRVKSWITACKESNTGSEDALIRSLRKVMVGSEEFGSRPCLMIDVCSERHVQLALEMLKEFADDVVPLLIRAKGGGIQAVQVVLTSSKEDKDIFEREQQCKEEDENRRVCGFREVIDLIAASQKPVVAQNSLSDFTLIHSKFLGPLPPIMDEFRTSLRLLFPHVLDISHLMDEISPLKKLNSVSAATSYLKRRFFAPIDVEIPQQVEADESKNHGFDVLRISQLFAKICSVLKVSTETVEDASSAFKGYANVFNPYSASSDDPLEEDVRISTDHQQKLSTQNIVFVWGFTVGTSAKMLRNQLLNSHEAFSDEFDVRFVDKSCAIIAFWKPNSSAKFLEAMESGGINCDSLSNLISDGLRSADYETYKRLCNLGLWEVNLADSLDNTLATDFDVHGEDSHTESTEVYWRNTDRINIDDL; encoded by the exons ATGCCCACTCTCCGGCCGCCACGGTTCTTGCTCCGGCGCTTCATCACCACCAACACACACACAAAACCCATAAACAAAACTACCCAAAACCCAAAATGGTGTGTCAAACAAGTTTCAAAATTCAATTTTTCAGAGACCCTAGAAACCATAAAAGATCAAATATTGCAATCAGATTTTATAGCAGTGTCCTTAAAGAAAACTGGGTCACACTCAGCTCCCTGGCACAAAACATTGTCTATAGACACACCTGAAACAGCTTATTTGAAAGCTAAATATGCTGCCGAAAGGTTTCAGCTTTTTCAGTTTGCTGTTTGCCCTTTCTCTGTTAGGGATTCTAAGCTCATTGCCTATCC TTATAACTTTCATTTGTTTCCCCGGGATGACTTCAAACTAGGGATGCCCTGTTACAGTTTTATGTGTCAATCTTCATATTTGACCTCCATGGCTAACGAAGGATTTGATTTTAATGCCTGCATAAATGAAG GCATTTCATACTTATCCAGGGCACAAGAATCAATTGCAAGAAACAGAAGAGGGAATACGGTGGTTAGTAAATTGGTACAATCTTCTTCGGCTCATTCAGTGGCTGATACTTTGTTTTTAAAGAGAATTCAGTCTCGGGTGAAAAGCTGGATAACTGCATGTAAAGAATCAAATACTGGAAGCGAAG ATGCTTTGATTAGATCCCTGAGAAAGGTCATGGTTGGAAGTGAAGAGTTTGGATCCAGGCCATGCTTGATGATAGATGTCTGCAGCGAGCGGCATGTGCAGCTTGCACTTGAG ATGTTAAAGGAATTTGCTGATGATGTTGTACCTCTCTTGATCCGAGCAAAGGGAGGCGGAATCCAGGCTGTTCAAGTTGTTTTGACAAGTTCAAAAGAAGACAAGGATATCTTTGAG AGGGAACAACAATGCAAGGAAGAGGATGAAAACAGACGTGTGTGTGGTTTTCGCGAGGTGATCGATTTGATTGCAGCTTCTCAGAAGCCTGTTGTTGCCCAGAACTCACTTAGTG ATTTTACGCTTATTCACTCAAAATTCTTAGGTCCCCTCCCACCTATAATGGATGAGTTCAGGACCTCTCTACGTTTGCTCTTTCCCCATGTTCTTGATATAAGTCATCTGATGGATGAAATTAGTCCTCTAAAAAAGCTGAATAGTGTATCTGCAGCTACTTCCTATTTGAAACGACGTTTCTTTGCTCCTATAGATGTGGAAATTCCTCAACAAG TTGAGGCTGATGAAAGCAAGAATCATGGATTCGATGTTCTTAGGATAAGCCAATTATTTGCCAAGATATGCTCTGTACTGAAAGTAAGTACAGAAACTGTTGAAGATGCATCTTCAGCTTTTAAAGGCTATGCAAATGTTTTCAATCCATATTCTGCTAGCTCTGACGACCCTTTGGAGGAGGATGTCAGAATTTCAACAGACCACCAACAAAAATTAAGCACACAGAATATAGTATTTGTTTGGGGATTTACTGTCGGAACATCAGCAAAAATGCTGCGAAACCAACTTTTGAATTCTCATGAAGCATTCTCAGACGAGTTTGATGTTCGTTTTGTGGACAAGAGTTGTGCAATCATCGCATTCTGGAAACCTAATTCATCAGCAAAGTTTCTGGAGGCAATGGAGTCTGGAGGGATAAACTGTGATTCTTTAAGCAACTTGATCTCAGATGGCTTGAGGTCTGCAGATTATGAGACTTATAAAAGACTGTGTAATCTAGGTTTATGGGAAGTGAACTTGGCAGATTCACTGGACAACACCTTGGCAACTGATTTTGATGTCCACGGAGAAGATTCACACACAGAATCAACAGAGGTGTACTGGAGGAATACTGATCGGATTAACATAGAtgatttataa
- the LOC141705985 gene encoding calmodulin-like protein 3: protein MEDIKMDPAELRRVFHMFDRNGDGKITKKELSDSLQNLGMFIPDEELVQMIDKIDVNGDGYVDMEEFGALYKTIMDEKDEEEDIKEAFNVFDQNRDGYITVDELRSVLSSLGLKQGRTVEDCKLMIKKADVDGDGKVNYLEFKQMMKGGGFAALEPN, encoded by the coding sequence ATGGAGGATATTAAGATGGATCCAGCAGAGCTACGTCGTGTATTTCATATGTTCGATCGAAATGGAGATGGAAAGATTACAAAGAAAGAGCTTAGCGACTCGTTACAAAATTTGGGAATGTTCATACCAGATGAAGAACTCGTCCAAATGATTGATAAGATTGATGTAAATGGAGACGGATACGTGGACATGGAAGAATTTGGAGCATTGTATAAAACAATAATGGATGAGAAAGATGAAGAAGAAGACATTAAAGAAGCATTTAATGTTTTTGACCAAAATCGAGACGGGTACATCACAGTTGATGAGTTGCGGTCTGTGTTGTCTTCCTTGGGATTGAAACAAGGGAGGACAGTAGAAGATTGCAAGTTGATGATAAAGAAGGCGGATGTAGATGGGGATGGGAAAGTCAATTACCTTGAATTCAAACAGATGATGAAAGGTGGTGGATTTGCTGCACTGGAACCAAATTAA